The Acidobacteriota bacterium genome window below encodes:
- a CDS encoding pseudouridine-5'-phosphate glycosidase — translation MPGKNAPLHIAPHIAEAIESGKPVVALESTVVAHGLPFPQNLEVAHQIEQEVKNMGAIPATIGVVGGVPTIGLDEEALAMLARGEQVLKLSRRDIAFAVAMGRHGATTVAGTAALAEIAGIQVFSTGGIGGVHLGARETWDISGDILELSRTKVLVICSGAKAILDLPATLESLETNGIPVVGYQSHEFPAFYTSKSDLFLNAQVNTPADAAKFWKMHCAFGGGGGAVLAVPPPVDSALDPSALNEAIGTALIQAEQKGVRGQAVTPFLLRMVCELTGGASKKVNIALLLQNARIAALIAKELA, via the coding sequence ATGCCAGGTAAAAACGCTCCTCTTCATATCGCCCCCCACATTGCTGAAGCCATCGAATCTGGGAAACCTGTGGTTGCACTTGAAAGCACCGTCGTTGCGCACGGTCTTCCATTTCCCCAAAATCTCGAAGTGGCTCATCAAATTGAACAAGAAGTCAAAAATATGGGAGCAATTCCAGCCACCATTGGGGTTGTCGGCGGTGTCCCCACCATTGGGCTGGACGAAGAGGCGCTGGCAATGCTGGCACGTGGCGAACAGGTATTAAAACTCTCGCGGCGTGACATTGCCTTTGCCGTGGCAATGGGGCGTCACGGAGCAACCACCGTCGCGGGAACGGCAGCACTGGCCGAAATAGCTGGGATTCAGGTTTTTTCAACTGGCGGCATTGGTGGCGTTCATCTGGGCGCCAGAGAAACCTGGGACATCAGCGGTGACATCCTGGAACTTTCCCGGACCAAAGTTCTGGTTATTTGTTCGGGCGCTAAAGCCATCCTGGACCTGCCGGCAACCCTTGAAAGCCTTGAAACGAATGGAATTCCTGTGGTTGGGTACCAAAGCCACGAGTTTCCCGCTTTTTACACCTCAAAAAGCGATTTATTTCTCAATGCCCAGGTCAACACGCCAGCCGATGCCGCGAAATTTTGGAAAATGCACTGTGCTTTTGGCGGCGGCGGTGGCGCCGTGCTGGCCGTTCCTCCACCCGTAGACAGCGCGCTCGATCCATCAGCCTTAAACGAAGCGATTGGAACAGCATTGATTCAAGCCGAACAAAAAGGCGTTCGTGGTCAGGCTGTGACTCCGTTTTTGCTGCGAATGGTCTGTGAACTCACCGGCGGCGCAAGTAAGAAGGTCAATATTGCCTTGTTGCTGCAAAACGCCCGAATTGCAGCACTCATAGCCAAAGAACTGGCGTGA
- a CDS encoding methylcrotonoyl-CoA carboxylase codes for MILHTHINPDGEDFQRNYEHNLRLAEDLRDRLDLVRQGGGEEAARKFQARKKLLPRQRIELLIDPGTRFIELAPLAALGMYDNESPCASHIDGIGVINGVECMLMANDATVKGGAFYPMSVEKSLRCQQIALENRLPTIYLVESAGANLLYQAELFADNGGRGFANQARMSAQGIPQISLVFGSCTAGGAYVPGLSDFTVMVRRQAKVFLAGPPLVKMATGEDVDDETLGGADMHGRVSGVSDYTAVDDADAIRIGREIVGHLNWRKITPSGRQSPEEPMYDPEELFGIIPVDLRRPFPIREVIARIVDGSRFWEFKKDFAPTVVTGYAHIDGYQVGIIGNNGVLFSESAMKATQFIQLCNQSRTPLIYLQNVPGFMVGSKVEREGIIKHGSKMVNAVANSTVPQFSVIIGGSYGAGNYGMCGRGFDPTLLFTWPNSRIAVMGGEQAAGVLVSVQAAALKAKGIEPDREKLEVKRQAIVKRFDEESSAYFATARLWDDGIIDPRETRIHLAAGISMAYNRDFISEGAPRYGVFRM; via the coding sequence ATGATACTTCACACACACATCAATCCCGACGGCGAAGACTTTCAACGCAATTACGAACATAACCTCAGACTGGCCGAGGACTTACGGGATCGGCTTGATCTTGTCCGCCAGGGAGGGGGCGAAGAAGCCGCCCGCAAGTTCCAGGCTCGCAAAAAACTGTTGCCTCGCCAGCGCATCGAACTCTTGATTGACCCTGGCACCCGGTTTATTGAGCTTGCTCCGCTGGCAGCCTTGGGCATGTATGACAACGAATCGCCCTGTGCGTCGCATATTGATGGCATTGGCGTTATCAACGGCGTCGAGTGCATGTTGATGGCCAATGATGCGACCGTCAAAGGTGGGGCTTTTTACCCGATGAGTGTTGAAAAAAGCCTGCGATGTCAACAAATTGCCCTGGAAAACCGATTGCCGACGATTTATCTCGTGGAATCCGCCGGCGCCAATTTGCTCTATCAGGCTGAACTCTTTGCCGATAACGGTGGACGTGGATTTGCCAATCAGGCACGGATGTCTGCTCAGGGGATTCCCCAGATTTCACTGGTATTTGGCAGTTGCACCGCCGGTGGTGCCTATGTCCCTGGACTGTCAGATTTTACCGTGATGGTTCGAAGACAGGCCAAGGTGTTTCTGGCGGGCCCGCCGCTGGTGAAAATGGCCACGGGCGAGGATGTTGACGATGAAACGCTTGGCGGCGCCGATATGCACGGACGGGTTTCAGGTGTCAGCGATTACACGGCGGTGGATGACGCTGACGCCATCCGAATTGGACGCGAAATAGTTGGACATCTGAACTGGCGGAAAATCACACCTTCTGGCCGACAATCTCCTGAAGAACCCATGTATGACCCAGAGGAACTTTTTGGAATCATCCCGGTTGACTTACGGCGACCGTTTCCAATCCGCGAAGTCATCGCCCGGATTGTGGATGGTTCGCGCTTTTGGGAATTCAAAAAGGATTTTGCCCCAACTGTTGTCACCGGTTATGCCCATATTGACGGCTATCAGGTTGGAATCATTGGCAATAACGGTGTCCTGTTTTCAGAAAGCGCCATGAAAGCCACCCAATTTATCCAGCTTTGCAACCAGTCGCGGACACCATTGATTTACCTTCAAAATGTCCCTGGCTTTATGGTTGGTTCCAAAGTGGAGCGTGAGGGCATCATCAAACACGGCTCAAAGATGGTGAATGCCGTGGCCAACTCAACCGTCCCACAATTTTCAGTCATTATTGGAGGTTCGTATGGGGCAGGGAATTACGGAATGTGCGGACGTGGATTTGATCCAACGCTACTGTTCACCTGGCCAAACAGCCGAATTGCGGTGATGGGTGGTGAACAGGCAGCCGGAGTCCTGGTCAGCGTTCAGGCAGCAGCACTCAAAGCCAAAGGGATTGAGCCTGACCGTGAAAAACTCGAAGTCAAACGGCAGGCTATTGTGAAGCGGTTTGATGAAGAATCGTCCGCCTATTTTGCAACTGCCCGACTGTGGGACGACGGCATTATTGACCCGCGCGAAACCCGTATCCATCTGGCCGCCGGAATTTCCATGGCGTATAACCGCGATTTTATTAGCGAGGGCGCCCCGCGCTACGGTGTCTTCCGGATGTAA
- a CDS encoding TonB-dependent receptor plug domain-containing protein, which translates to MNQSVSRLLRGTLLWAVLWTLASSPIFAGGPVGITGRVTDPSGASIAGATVTIYARSSGRRITTVTNSNGEFRFDRTETGDFIIEIAATGFSQLSRTIQLEENQQATLDFPLSVAGTNTTVVVTANATPQTEVEVSKTFSIVSSQDIERRNELSITESIRQMPGIRVQQLGGPGSQSGIFIRGLRSYDTSVVIDGLRLRDAASTQGDSLAQIQELFVVDTERIEVVRGPESALYGTTAIGGVVNVVTAHGGGPVRGQVQLEGGSLGLFRGRAQVAGGVASDRFLYSAGLMHLNVSNGVEGDTPNRNWSGQGFVQYAFRPNITLSGRILGNTLFAQLTDGSFQAPGASLPPAGSILKAVALPLDQQRLFEAGKPFTLGNANFISNLRDPDFRRDSSFLSSAATFQHQINEKIGYRVNYQRVDTNRKFTDGPAGVRFEPDFKVVNRFDGVIDTVGVQGDWQINRFFTFSAGYEFEREQYLGRDSDENPIVSARTNVGIDIEQRSNTFFLRNQFRALDNRFQMSAAFRLQAFDLSNPTFLGGSSPYPISKFPAPETAYTGDGSISYFFHSTNTKLRSHVGSGYRAPSLFERFGSSYFGGFFSGFGDPLLRPERSIGVDAGIDQTFANNRVQVSATYFYTRLQEIVDFDFSGFINPGTDPYGRFFGYLNTGGGLSRGLELSMNTRPIDTLNVTASYTYANADNRRPTSVAGLLRTFVVPEHTFTLTANQQIGRRVEVNFDLLATSNHLFPFSGRAFEFKGPVKGDLVVSYTHPIGEQSLKVYGKVDNMFDRTYFESGYRTPGATFLGGLAFRF; encoded by the coding sequence ATGAACCAATCTGTTTCACGACTCCTGCGCGGCACCCTGCTCTGGGCTGTGCTCTGGACGCTTGCCTCGTCTCCAATTTTTGCTGGCGGACCGGTCGGAATTACTGGTCGGGTCACTGACCCCAGCGGTGCCAGCATTGCCGGCGCCACCGTAACCATTTATGCCCGCAGCAGTGGGCGACGCATCACAACGGTGACCAATTCAAACGGAGAATTCCGCTTTGATCGGACCGAAACCGGTGATTTTATTATTGAAATTGCCGCCACCGGATTTTCACAACTTTCCAGGACCATTCAGCTTGAGGAAAACCAGCAGGCAACGCTCGATTTTCCACTTTCGGTGGCTGGAACAAACACTACCGTCGTGGTAACCGCCAATGCCACACCTCAGACCGAAGTCGAAGTATCGAAAACCTTTAGCATCGTTTCAAGCCAGGATATCGAACGCCGCAACGAACTTTCCATTACGGAAAGCATCCGGCAAATGCCTGGAATTCGGGTTCAGCAGCTTGGTGGGCCAGGAAGCCAGTCCGGCATTTTTATTCGTGGATTGCGCAGCTATGACACCTCCGTGGTCATTGATGGTCTGCGACTTCGTGATGCAGCCAGTACCCAGGGTGATTCACTGGCTCAAATCCAGGAATTGTTTGTCGTTGATACCGAACGCATTGAAGTCGTTCGCGGCCCTGAATCGGCGCTCTATGGCACCACGGCCATCGGCGGCGTGGTCAATGTCGTGACGGCTCACGGCGGCGGCCCCGTGCGAGGTCAGGTTCAACTCGAAGGCGGCAGCCTTGGGTTGTTTCGTGGTCGAGCCCAGGTAGCCGGAGGCGTAGCCTCAGATCGGTTTCTGTATAGTGCCGGGCTGATGCATCTCAATGTGTCAAATGGGGTTGAAGGTGATACGCCAAACCGTAACTGGAGCGGGCAGGGTTTTGTCCAGTATGCGTTTCGCCCCAATATCACCCTTTCTGGCCGAATCTTAGGCAATACCCTGTTTGCCCAATTGACGGATGGTTCGTTTCAGGCGCCGGGCGCCAGCCTTCCACCAGCCGGGAGCATCCTCAAAGCTGTGGCATTACCGCTCGACCAGCAACGGTTGTTTGAAGCTGGAAAACCCTTCACCCTCGGCAATGCCAACTTTATCTCGAACCTCCGTGACCCGGATTTTCGGCGGGATTCGAGTTTTCTCTCCAGCGCAGCAACCTTTCAACATCAGATCAATGAAAAAATCGGATATCGTGTGAATTACCAACGGGTTGATACCAACCGAAAATTCACTGACGGCCCAGCCGGGGTGAGATTCGAACCTGATTTTAAGGTGGTCAATCGGTTTGACGGCGTGATTGATACGGTTGGAGTTCAGGGAGACTGGCAAATCAATCGGTTTTTCACCTTCTCCGCCGGCTATGAGTTTGAACGCGAACAGTACCTGGGCCGCGATTCGGATGAAAACCCGATTGTCAGTGCCCGAACCAATGTTGGGATTGATATCGAACAACGGAGCAACACGTTCTTTCTCCGCAATCAGTTCCGCGCCCTGGACAACCGGTTTCAGATGTCAGCCGCGTTCCGCTTGCAGGCATTTGACCTGTCAAATCCGACATTTCTGGGCGGAAGCTCACCCTACCCGATTTCAAAGTTTCCAGCCCCAGAAACAGCCTATACCGGGGACGGCTCAATTTCTTACTTTTTCCATTCGACCAATACCAAACTCCGCTCCCACGTCGGCAGCGGCTACCGGGCGCCTTCACTGTTTGAGCGGTTTGGCTCGTCATACTTCGGAGGATTTTTCTCAGGCTTTGGCGACCCGCTACTTCGGCCTGAACGCTCGATTGGTGTTGACGCCGGTATTGATCAAACCTTTGCGAACAATCGAGTTCAGGTCAGCGCAACCTACTTTTACACCCGACTCCAGGAGATTGTGGATTTTGACTTTAGCGGATTTATCAACCCTGGAACTGACCCATACGGACGGTTTTTTGGGTACCTGAATACTGGCGGCGGTTTGTCACGTGGGCTGGAACTGAGTATGAACACCCGTCCGATTGACACACTCAACGTCACCGCGTCTTACACCTATGCCAATGCTGACAATCGTCGCCCCACATCGGTGGCTGGCCTGTTACGCACCTTTGTCGTCCCTGAACACACTTTCACTTTGACCGCCAATCAACAGATTGGTCGCCGGGTGGAGGTCAATTTCGACCTGCTCGCCACCAGCAACCATCTCTTCCCGTTTTCAGGTCGGGCGTTTGAATTCAAAGGCCCGGTTAAGGGCGATCTTGTGGTGAGTTACACCCACCCGATTGGTGAACAAAGCCTGAAAGTGTATGGCAAGGTGGATAACATGTTTGACCGAACATACTTTGAAAGCGGGTATCGAACGCCAGGAGCAACCTTTCTCGGCGGCCTGGCCTTCCGCTTTTAG
- a CDS encoding ABC transporter permease — MTLTHLAKDLQFSLRLLWKNPGFTLVAVLSLALGIGLNATVFTWCKAAILDPLPGVPDARSLILGFGATQSGNAFSICYPDYVDLRDQNTSFEGLAVFRNLTVNLSQDGKTDRTWACLVSGNYLDVLHIKPLLGRSFSPEEDRTPSTHPVVVMSYNLWQSRFQGNPNVIGSTMTINGKTFTVIGVTPKGFVGGIVAISQDLWIPMMMQESIRPGKDLLTSRGNRWLQMIGRLKPGVSLAQAQANLKSISAHIAETNPTTNANWTVALYPLTQSPEGASKILGPVLLLLMGIVSVVLLVACANVANLFMIKATNRRKEISIRIALGASRWRIISQLMVESLALSVISGVVGLLIAVWTAKSFLAMLPTQRLPIHLDCSIDQRVLLFTFGITLATGFLFGLLPALQATRLNQATTLKDEGSSVTLNLKQSKLRSSLVSLQVALSLVALITAGLFVRSVYNSINTSPGFSVDQVFVASLDVFPNGYDQKRGKAFFTELLRQVRTLPGVQAASLSRSVPLGSMGRSSTSITVDGYTPRPEEDMDTEYNIVETDFFRSLEIQFTLGSDFHLLAPPQTDQPDPNRIEQAIVNETFVRRYLGEGNPLGRKIEVNNQNHQIIGVVKDIKLRSMNEPPRPYMYLHAPDNYRSDFVLLVKTEGNPLKAAPGVKNIVAGIDPNIPIFDAKSLAEHTQLSLFPQRFAMIFLSIFGFLALGLAAMGLYGMMAYSVTQRTREIGIRMALGADKQDVYQLILGRGLILLLIGMGLGVVGTIAVARLASSLLFGVTATDPVTYLGVSLLLFGISFMACFFPAYRATRINPVIALRYE; from the coding sequence ATGACCCTGACCCATCTGGCCAAGGATTTACAGTTCAGTTTGCGATTACTTTGGAAAAACCCTGGTTTCACGCTGGTGGCCGTGCTGTCGCTGGCACTTGGTATCGGCCTGAACGCCACCGTCTTTACCTGGTGCAAAGCAGCGATTTTAGATCCACTTCCGGGCGTACCTGACGCGCGCAGCCTGATCCTGGGATTTGGTGCGACCCAAAGCGGCAATGCATTTTCGATTTGCTATCCAGATTATGTTGATTTGCGCGACCAGAACACGTCGTTTGAGGGACTCGCCGTTTTTCGCAACTTAACCGTCAATCTCAGCCAGGACGGCAAAACTGACCGGACGTGGGCCTGTCTGGTCAGCGGGAATTACCTCGATGTATTGCACATCAAACCGCTGTTGGGTCGGTCATTTTCACCCGAAGAAGATCGCACGCCTTCTACTCATCCGGTCGTCGTGATGAGCTATAACCTGTGGCAATCTCGCTTTCAGGGTAACCCGAACGTGATTGGTTCTACGATGACCATCAACGGCAAAACCTTCACTGTGATTGGGGTCACTCCGAAAGGATTTGTCGGAGGAATCGTTGCCATTTCACAAGATTTGTGGATTCCCATGATGATGCAGGAATCCATCCGACCTGGAAAAGACCTCTTGACCAGTCGGGGCAATCGCTGGTTGCAAATGATTGGCCGGTTAAAACCTGGGGTTTCGCTGGCACAAGCTCAGGCCAATCTCAAATCAATTTCGGCCCACATTGCTGAAACGAACCCAACCACCAACGCCAACTGGACCGTTGCCCTGTATCCACTCACTCAATCACCGGAAGGAGCTTCGAAAATTCTGGGCCCGGTGTTGTTGTTGCTGATGGGTATTGTCAGCGTGGTACTGCTGGTAGCCTGCGCCAATGTCGCGAATTTGTTTATGATCAAGGCTACCAATCGGCGCAAGGAAATCAGCATCCGGATTGCGCTGGGCGCCAGTCGGTGGCGGATTATCAGTCAATTGATGGTTGAAAGCCTGGCGTTGTCAGTCATTTCCGGAGTTGTGGGCCTGTTGATTGCCGTCTGGACCGCAAAATCATTTTTGGCAATGCTCCCGACCCAACGGCTTCCGATTCATTTGGATTGTTCGATTGACCAGCGAGTTTTGTTATTTACCTTTGGCATCACCCTGGCCACGGGGTTTCTGTTTGGGTTGCTCCCTGCCCTGCAGGCCACCCGACTCAATCAAGCCACCACGCTCAAGGATGAAGGGTCATCCGTCACCTTAAATCTCAAACAGTCGAAATTGCGGAGCAGTCTGGTTTCCCTGCAGGTGGCTCTCTCTCTGGTGGCGTTGATTACCGCCGGGCTCTTTGTGCGCAGCGTCTATAACTCGATCAACACCAGCCCTGGGTTTTCCGTTGATCAAGTATTCGTTGCAAGCCTGGATGTCTTTCCCAATGGATATGATCAAAAGCGTGGAAAAGCCTTCTTTACCGAGCTGTTACGTCAGGTGCGAACCCTGCCGGGTGTTCAAGCCGCCAGTTTGTCCCGTTCGGTTCCACTCGGATCGATGGGTCGCAGTTCGACTTCAATCACGGTTGATGGCTATACGCCGCGCCCCGAAGAGGATATGGATACCGAATATAATATCGTTGAGACTGATTTTTTCCGGTCGCTGGAAATTCAATTTACCCTGGGCTCCGATTTTCACCTGCTGGCCCCACCTCAAACCGATCAACCCGACCCCAACCGGATTGAACAGGCCATCGTCAATGAAACTTTTGTCAGACGCTACCTGGGCGAAGGAAATCCACTGGGTCGCAAAATTGAAGTCAATAACCAGAACCACCAGATTATCGGCGTGGTCAAGGATATCAAGCTGCGGTCAATGAACGAGCCTCCCCGGCCCTATATGTATTTGCATGCACCAGACAACTATCGATCCGATTTTGTTCTACTGGTCAAAACTGAGGGCAACCCGTTGAAAGCCGCTCCAGGCGTCAAAAATATCGTCGCAGGAATTGATCCGAACATTCCGATCTTTGATGCCAAATCATTGGCTGAACACACCCAGCTTTCCCTGTTTCCACAACGATTTGCGATGATTTTCCTGAGTATTTTCGGCTTTCTGGCGCTTGGGCTGGCGGCAATGGGGCTCTATGGAATGATGGCCTATTCGGTCACACAACGGACGCGAGAAATCGGCATTCGAATGGCGCTTGGGGCCGACAAACAGGATGTGTACCAGTTGATTTTGGGCCGTGGGTTGATCCTGCTCCTGATTGGGATGGGGCTTGGGGTGGTTGGAACGATTGCCGTGGCCCGGCTTGCCTCAAGCCTGTTATTTGGCGTCACCGCCACCGACCCCGTCACTTATTTGGGCGTATCGCTCCTGCTTTTCGGCATCTCGTTTATGGCGTGCTTTTTCCCAGCCTACCGGGCGACACGCATCAACCCCGTGATTGCGCTCCGGTACGAGTGA
- a CDS encoding ABC transporter ATP-binding protein, which translates to MTSTELIRVTNLNFRYGQREILKNISFTVREGEFIGLIGPNGSGKTTLLKLLLGLLPSAEQCVTLGGTQLAGMSRKKIALQATLVPQDTKIEFAFSVRDIVAMGRTPYLGRFRPEGPADRAAIHHAMTVTETLDFAERPVTQLSGGERQRVHLARALAQETTIILLDEPTSNLDLVHQFEVLELVKKCVANHRSAIAAIHDLSMAARFCNRLLLLFDGTVVADGPPEEVLTESNLARYFSIQARISTDPESGSLVVWPVAPCPPV; encoded by the coding sequence ATGACTTCCACCGAACTTATCCGGGTTACGAACCTGAATTTTCGCTACGGACAGCGTGAAATATTGAAAAATATTTCATTCACTGTCCGTGAAGGGGAATTTATTGGACTGATCGGTCCCAACGGCAGCGGTAAGACAACCTTGCTCAAACTGCTGTTGGGCCTGCTTCCCAGTGCAGAACAATGTGTAACACTTGGTGGAACTCAACTTGCGGGCATGTCCCGAAAAAAGATTGCCTTGCAGGCTACCCTGGTGCCTCAGGATACCAAAATTGAGTTTGCTTTTAGCGTTCGCGACATTGTGGCGATGGGGCGCACCCCCTACCTTGGCCGATTTCGCCCCGAAGGCCCGGCGGATCGGGCCGCTATTCATCATGCGATGACCGTGACTGAAACGCTTGATTTTGCTGAACGTCCAGTCACGCAACTTTCTGGCGGTGAACGCCAGCGAGTCCACCTGGCCCGAGCCCTGGCGCAGGAAACAACCATCATTCTGCTGGATGAGCCAACGTCAAACCTGGATCTGGTTCATCAGTTTGAAGTCCTTGAACTGGTCAAAAAATGTGTCGCCAATCACCGTTCGGCAATCGCGGCAATCCACGACCTGTCAATGGCAGCCCGATTTTGCAATCGCCTGTTGTTGCTCTTTGATGGAACGGTTGTGGCTGATGGACCGCCCGAGGAGGTCCTGACTGAGTCGAATCTGGCCCGGTACTTTTCAATCCAGGCCCGAATTAGCACGGATCCGGAAAGTGGCAGCCTGGTTGTCTGGCCGGTTGCGCCATGTCCTCCAGTGTGA